The following proteins come from a genomic window of Pirellulaceae bacterium:
- a CDS encoding ABC transporter permease subunit gives MAKEKSASLLRLRIRKFRRLKRGYYSFLFLFGLYVISFFLPFIMGYRPIVVKYDGHYYFPAAASYVRDTFGIGRSRVYLASELGQQEVNGQPVFGEAEFRALQKQYKKQDEGNWLIMPPIPYGPTEQFLEADGVPPYPPSRAHWMGTDGSGRDVLVRLAYGYRVSISFALLVTIFGYTLGTLVGAFLGFYGGWLDILGLRFVEIWGSVPFLYTVIILASIFQPSFTLLVSILAAFGWLGIAYYIRGEFYREKNKDYVAAAIAVGESNWTIIRKHILPNALTPIIAFAPFAIVGMISALVSLDFLGFGLPVPTPSWGELLRQAKDGGMQAWHIVVFPLGALFLTLQLIVFIGEAVREAFDPKVFSRLR, from the coding sequence GTGGCAAAAGAGAAATCGGCTTCTCTACTACGATTGCGGATTCGGAAATTCCGCCGTTTAAAACGAGGCTATTACAGCTTTCTGTTCCTGTTTGGGCTGTATGTGATTTCGTTTTTTCTGCCATTCATCATGGGCTATCGACCGATCGTTGTGAAATATGACGGGCATTATTACTTTCCAGCAGCCGCGTCTTACGTTCGTGATACGTTTGGAATCGGACGTAGTAGGGTTTATCTCGCTTCCGAATTAGGACAGCAAGAGGTCAATGGCCAACCTGTTTTTGGTGAGGCCGAATTTCGAGCTTTGCAGAAACAATACAAAAAACAGGATGAGGGAAATTGGTTGATTATGCCACCCATTCCCTATGGTCCCACGGAGCAATTTTTGGAAGCGGATGGGGTGCCTCCCTACCCGCCATCGCGTGCCCACTGGATGGGGACGGATGGTTCCGGCCGCGACGTCTTGGTTCGATTGGCTTACGGCTATCGTGTTTCGATCTCCTTTGCTTTGTTGGTGACGATCTTTGGGTACACGCTGGGCACGCTTGTCGGAGCCTTTCTCGGCTTCTATGGGGGGTGGCTCGATATCCTCGGGTTACGGTTTGTCGAGATTTGGGGTTCCGTGCCATTTCTCTATACTGTGATCATTCTGGCTTCGATTTTTCAGCCCAGCTTTACGCTGCTTGTCTCGATTTTGGCAGCCTTTGGTTGGCTGGGGATTGCCTATTACATTCGAGGTGAATTCTATCGGGAGAAAAATAAGGACTATGTGGCGGCTGCTATTGCCGTGGGTGAGAGCAACTGGACGATCATCCGAAAGCACATTTTGCCCAACGCATTGACTCCGATTATCGCTTTTGCTCCCTTTGCAATTGTGGGCATGATCAGTGCCTTGGTGTCGCTTGATTTTTTGGGATTTGGCTTGCCGGTCCCCACCCCAAGTTGGGGTGAATTGTTGCGTCAAGCCAAGGATGGCGGCATGCAGGCGTGGCACATTGTTGTGTTCCCACTGGGCGCCTTG